One Punica granatum isolate Tunisia-2019 chromosome 3, ASM765513v2, whole genome shotgun sequence genomic window carries:
- the LOC116200984 gene encoding 3-ketoacyl-CoA synthase 6-like, with protein sequence MIKHLKLVVQYVERHFVMLVLILSINVGALRFSTDEILALWTSLLITDPIQILSICLVLFLIATIYLMSRPRTIYLVDHACFKPPFTCRVPFSTFMEHSRLILREAPDSVEFQMRLLGRSGLGEETCLPPAIHYIPPTPTLEAARREAEMVISSALDSLFKQTGLKAKDIDILIVNCSLFSPTPSLSAMVVNKYKLRSNIKSFNLSGMGCSAGLISISLAQDLLEVHSNSNAVVVSTEIITPNYYQGKDKDKLLPNCLFRMGGAAILLSNRWSDRWRAKYRLVHVVRTHRGSDNEAYKCVFEEQDGEGKVGISLSKDLMKIAGSALERNITTLGPLVLPVSEQVMFVLNMIGRKFLKRQWNAYMPNFKRAFEHFCIHAGGRAVIDVLQKRLDLSDEHVEASRMTLHRFGNTSSSSLWYELSYIEAKGRMKKGDRVWQIAFGSGFKCNSAVWKCNRRIKTTITNSPWSDCIDRYPIDVPKVAIL encoded by the coding sequence atgattaagcACCTGAAGCTTGTTGTCCAATACGTCGAGAGACACTTCGTAATGCTTGTGCTCATCTTGAGTATTAACGTAGGGGCTCTACGTTTTAGCACCGACGAGATATTAGCCCTGTGGACCTCACTCCTTATTACTGATCCTATTCAAATCCTAAGCATATGTCTCGTGTTATTTCTCATTGCCACCATATACCTCATGTCAAGACCGAGAACGATATACCTAGTTGACCACGCATGCTTCAAGCCGCCCTTCACGTGCCGCGTCCCCTTCTCTACCTTCATGGAGCACTCTAGACTCATCCTGAGAGAAGCACCCGATAGCGTTGAGTTCCAGATGAGGCTTCTTGGTCGTTCAGGCCTCGGAGAAGAGACCTGCCTGCCCCCTGCCATTCACTATATTCCTCCAACTCCGACCTTGGAAGCTGCCAGGCGCGAGGCTGAGATGGTTATCTCCTCAGCCCTTGACTCGCTCTTCAAGCAGACAGGCTTAAAGGCTAAAGACATCGACATCCTCATTGTCAACTGTAGCCTTTTCTCGCCGACTCCCTCCTTGTCGGCTATGGTGGTCAACAAATACAAGCTTAGAAGCAACATTAAGAGCTTCAACCTATCGGGTATGGGGTGCAGTGCGGGGTTGATATCCATCAGTCTTGCCCAAGACCTCCTTGAGGTACATTCCAACTCGAATGCGGTTGTTGTGAGCACTGAGATAATCACACCGAATTACTACCAAGGGAAAGACAAAGACAAGCTCCTCCCTAATTGCCTGTTTCGCATGGGCGGGGCTGCAATCTTATTGTCGAACCGGTGGTCTGACCGCTGGCGAGCCAAGTATAGGTTGGTCCACGTGGTTCGCACCCACAGGGGCTCAGACAATGAAGCATATAAGTGTGTCTTCGAGGAGCAAGACGGAGAAGGCAAGGTGGGCATCTCGTTATCGAAAGATCTCATGAAGATAGCGGGTTCAGCCCTGGAGAGAAATATAACCACCCTCGGGCCTCTCGTTCTTCCAGTGTCCGAGCAAGTGATGTTTGTCCTCAACATGATCGGTAGGAAATTCCTTAAAAGGCAATGGAACGCTTATATGCCCAACTTCAAGAGGGCATTCGAGCACTTCTGTATTCACGCAGGTGGGAGGGCAGTCATCGACGTACTGCAGAAGAGGCTGGACCTGTCTGACGAGCACGTGGAGGCATCGAGAATGACTCTTCACAGGTTTGGGAACACGTCCTCATCATCCCTCTGGTATGAGCTGAGCTACATCGAGGCCAAGGGGAGGATGAAGAAAGGAGACAGGGTGTGGCAGATCGCTTTCGGGAGCGGGTTTAAGTGTAACAGTGCGGTCTGGAAGTGCAATCGAAGGATCAAGACAACAATAACCAATAGTCCTTGGAGTGATTGCATTGACCGATACCCTATCGATGTTCCAAAAGTTGCAATCCTTTAA
- the LOC116200985 gene encoding protein FLX-like 3, translating into MAGRNRVSRHPENFRDFRDGLPPPLLTRRLGPLPPLHPAALEEELEIKHREMQRIVAENRAIIDDNTHLQRELRAAKDEIHRLGQGILKLRAEKEAQKRELIDNKLKLEALLRAAEPVRKEVVQLRNEVQKLNAIRQDLSAQVQGLTKDATRLQAENQQLIPMRADFDVLRKELYEARRALEFEKKAHEEQAEQKDAMEKNLVSMAREIEKLRAEQLNAERRVQGLGIGGYGMMNGSPEMRYQGSRYGDGYGSAWGHYDNKRQRR; encoded by the exons ATGGCAGGAAGAAATCGTGTCAGTCGCCATCCCGAAAATTTCAGAGATTTTCGAGATGGGCTGCCTCCACCTCTTCTTACACGACGCCTTGGACCACTTCCTCCTCTTCATCCTGCAGCTTTGGAAGAAGAACTTGAAATTAAACATAGAGAGATGCAGAGGATCGTTGCTGAGAATCGTGCTATTATAGATGACAATACGCATCTGCAGCGAGAACTAAGGGCTGCTAAGGATGAGATCCATAGATTAGGGCAGGGTATACTGAAACTTCGGGCGGAAAAAGAGGCGCAGAAAAGGgaattaattgataataaaCTGAAACTAGAAGCCCTGCTGCGCGCTGCTGAACCTGTGAGAAAGGAGGTTGTGCAGCTTAGAAATGAAGTTCAGAAACTGAACGCTATAAGGCAGGATTTGTCTGCCCAGGTACAGGGTCTCACTAAGGATGCCACTAGATTACAAGCTGAGAACCAGCAGCTAATTCCCATGAGGGCTGATTTCGATGTTCTCCGCAAAGAGCTTTATGAGGCCAG GCGAGCTTTAGAATTCGAGAAGAAAGCCCATGAGGAACAAGCTGAACAAAAGGATGCAATGGAAAAGAATCTTGTTTCCATGGCTCGTGAGATTGAGAAGCTGCGGGCAGAGCAGCTCAACGCAGAGAGGAGAGTACAGGGACTCG GTATTGGTGGTTACGGGATGATGAATGGAAGCCCTGAAATGAGATATCAGGGCAGCAGATATGGAGATGGGTATGGCAGTGCTTGGGGACATTATGATAATAAGCGTCAAAGGCGCTGA